GACGATCACCACGGTCTGTTCGTCCTCATCGACGGCGTGGCGCAGGATGTCCAGGACCTCCCGGCTCGCGTTGGAGTCCAGGTTGCCCGTGGGCTCGTCGCCGAAGATCAGCTCGGGCCGGCTCACGAGCGCGCGGGCGCAGGCAACGCGCTGCTGTTGCCCACCGGACAGTTCACTGGGCCGGTGGCTCAGCCGCTTCGCCAGGCCGAGCCGCGCCGTCACCTCGTCGAACCACTCCTGGTCAACGCTGCGCCCGGCGATGTCCGTGGGCAGCGTGATGTTCTCCGCCGCGGTCAGTGTGGGCACGAGGTTGAAGGACTGGAAGATAAAGCCGAGCCGGTCGCGCCGCAGGGCGGTCAGCTCCTTCTCGCCCAACCCGGCTAGGTCGGTGCCGCCGATGTACGCTGCTCCCGACGTAAAAGAGTCGAGCCCCGCCATCGTGTGCATCAGCGTGGATTTCCCGGAGCCGGACGGCCCCATGATCGCGGTGAACTCCCCGGCTGCAAACTCAACGCTCAACGAGTCCAGGGCCACCACCTCGGTTTCGCCTTCCCCGTAGGTTTTCACGAGGTCGACGGCGCGCGCGGCCGCGTCTCGACGCCCCTCCGGCGCCCTGTCAAGCGAGTGCCGTCCCATGCTGCCCCTTCCCTGACCGGCCGAAAGTTACCTTTCCGAGGGTACCGCCTCAATACGCCGAAGGAGCGTGCCCTGGGTGGGTCACGCTCCTTCGGTGTTGTTTTTGTGAAGTTGTTGGGTCGGCGGTAACTTACTCTCCCACCCCCTCCCGGGGGCAGTACCATCAGCGCGGGCGGGCTTAGCTTCCGGGTTCGGAATGGGTCCGGGCGTTTCCCCGCCGCCATCAACCACCGACACAGTCGTGGGACGTTATGAACACCATGATGTGTTTTTTGTTGGCCCGCGTGTGTATAGGGGTGGTGTGTCAGATACTGCATAGTGGACGCGTGCACGGTTCGTCGTGTTTTTTTGTTTGGGTTGTGTTGGTTTTTGGTGTATTAGTACCGGTCACCTTCGCGCATTGCTGCGTGTCCAGATCCGGCCTATCAACCCCATCGTCTGTGGGGAACCTCGAATGAAACCTCATCTTAAAACAGGCTTCCCGCTTAGATGCTTTCAGCGGTTATCCCTTCCGTACGTAGCCAACCAGCCGTGCTCCTGGCGGAACAACTGGCACACCAGAGGTACGTCCGTCCCGGTCCTCTCGTACTAGGGACAGCCTTCTTCAAGTTTCAACGCGCGCGGCGGATAGAGACCGAACTGTCTCACGACGTTCTGAACCCAGCTCGCGTGCCGCTTTAATGGGCGAACAGCCCAACCCTTGGGACCTACTCCAGCCCCAGGATGCGACGAGCCGACATCGAGGTGCCAAACCATCCCGTCGATATGGACTCTTGGGGAAGATCAGCCTGTTATCCCCGGGGTACCTTTTATCCGTTGAGCGACACCACATCCACAAGTAGGTGCCGGATCACTAGTCCCGACTTTCGTCCCTGCTCGACTAGTCAGTCTCGCAGTCAAGCTCCCTTGTGCACTTACACTCGCCACCTGATTGCCAACCAGGCTGAGGGAACCTTTGGGCGCCTCCGTTACTCTTTGGGAGGCAACCGCCCCAGTTAAACTACCCACCAGGCACTGTCCCCAACCCAGATCATGGGCCAAGGTTAAGGTATCCACTACGGTCAGAGTGGTATTTCAACAACGACTCCACAACCACTAGCGTAGCCGCTTCACAGTCTCCCACCTATCCTACACAAACCGCACCGAACACCAATACCAAGCTATAGTGAAGGTCCCGGGGTCTTTTCGTCCTGCCGCGCGAAACGAGCATCTTTACTCGTACTGCAATTTCACCGGGCCTGTGGTTGAGACAGCAGGGGAGTCGTTACGCCATTCGTGCAGGTCGGAACTTACCCGACAAGGAATTTCGCTACCTTAGGATGGTTATAGTTACCACCGCCGTTTACTGGGGCTTAAATTCTCCGCTTCGACCACACAGGGCCTAACAGGTCCTCTTAACCTTCCAGCACCGGGCAGGCGTCAGTCCATATACATCAACGTGAAGTCTTCGCATGGACCTGTGTTTTTGATAAACAGTCGCTCCCCTCTATTCTCTGCGACCACACACAGCACCACCACCGTACAAGCAGCGCACCGCACATGGTCCCCCTTCTCCCGAAGTTACGGGGGTAATTTGCCGAGTTCCTTAACCACAGTTCACCCGACCGCCTTAGTATTCTCTACCTGACTACCTGTGTCGGTTTCGGGTACGGGCCGTGTACACACTCGCTAGAGGCTTTTCTCGACAGCATAGGATCACCACCATCACCCACCAGGGGCTACGCATCACGCCTCACACATAAAGGGCCCCGCATTTCACAAAGGCCCGTGCCACACGCTTACACCGCAATCCATTAAACGGCGTGGCTACCTTCCTGCGTCACCCCATCACTGCACTACTACGGATCAGGCCCCACATCACACCACACCACACACAACCAAAGGCCGTGTAAATAGTACAGCGCAACATGGTTAGTATCACCGCCTCGCACTTGGGCGCGTATACACGGGTACGGGAATATCAACCCGTTCACCATCGACTACGCCTGTCGGCCTCGCCTTAGGACCCGACTCACCCTGGGAAGACGAACTTGACCCAGGAACCCTTAGTCATCCGGCGGATAAGATTCTCACTTACCACTCGTTACTCATGCCTGCATTCTCACTCGCACACAGTCCACAACCCCTTACGGTACTGCTTCACCCCATGCACGACGCTCCCCTACCCAAACACACCACAAGGTGTGCCTGCCGCGGCTTCGGCGGTGTACTTGAGCCCCACTGAATTGTCGGCGCGGAACCACTCGACCAGTGAGCTATTACGCACTCTTTCAAGGATGGCTGCTTCTAAGCCAACCTCCTGGCTGTCTTCGCGATCCCACATCCTTTTCCACTTAGTACACCCTTAGGGGCCTTAACCGGCGATCTGGGCTGTTTCCCTCTCGACTATGAAGCTTATCCCCCACAGTCTCACTGCCATGCACCACTTCAACCGGCATTCGGAGTTTGGCTGACATTGCTAAGATGATAGTCCCGCTCAACCAACCAGTAGCTCTACCTCCGGCAAGCTAACATGACGCTGCACCTAAATGCATTTCGGGGAGAACCAGCTATCACGGAGTTTGATTGGCCTTTCACCCCTACCCACAACTCATCCCCTCAGTTTTCAACCTAAGTGGGTTCGCGCCTCCACAACCTCTTACAGCTGCTTCACACTGGCCATGGGTAGATCACCCCGCTTCGGGTCCAGGACATGCCACTAACAACACCCCATGAGGATTCGCTTTCGCTACGACTACCCCACCAACGGGTTAACCTCGCGACATGCCGCTGACTCGCAGGCTCATTCTTCAAAAGGCACGCCATCACACACACGAGGCGCTCTGACGGATTGTAAGCGCACGGTTTCAGGAACTATTTCACTCCCCTCCCGGGGTACTTTTCACCATTCCCTCACGGTACTATCCACTATCGGTCACACTGAGTATTTAGGCTTACCGGGTGGTCCCGGCAGATTCACAACAGATTCCACGAGCCCGCTGCTACTCGGGAAACACACAAACGCCTCCATGCATGCCTTCACGTACAGGGGCTCTCACCCACTACGGCGCACCATCCCAGGCAACTTCCGCTAACACACACACAAACGCGCAGACATGACAGTGCCTGCCCATGCATCCCCACAACCCCACATGCGCAACCCCTGCCAGGTATCACACACACATGGTTTAGCCTCATCCGCCTTCGCTCGCCACTACTAACGGAATCACACTTGTTTTCTTCTCCTACGGGTACTGAGATGTTTCACTTCCCCGCGTCAACCCCCACACAGACTATGAATTCACCTGCGGGTAACACCACACAACCGGTGCCAGGTTTCCCCATTCGGACATCCTCGGATCAACGCTCAGTTGGCAACTCCCCGAGGCTTAACGCAGCCTCACACGTCCTTCATCGGCTCAGCATGCCAAGGCATCCACCGTACGCCCTTGAACAACAAACACAACACAAAAAACACAAGAATAAAGATGCTCGCGTCCACTATACAGTTCTCACACACCACACCCACACCCCCGCACCACCACACAACAGCAGCAGCACACAAGAGCGCAAGCCATGAAACAACACACAACGCGTGAAGTCCCAGACACCCAACAGCGCACCAACACACTCACAATGCTTGCAGGAACAGGTCGCACACCACCCACACAACGCACGAAACCTATCCTTCCGCGCCGGCATGTGTCCACCCGGACTTTACAAACAGTGGCAGCACCACACACGGGCACTCAACCACCCACACCCCACAAAACCCTTGCAGGGCACACAAAAAACAAAAACTCCTTAGAAAGGAGGTGATCCAGCCGCACCTTCCGGTACGGCTACCTTGTTACGACTTCGTCCCAATCGCCGATCCCACCTTCGACAGCTCCCATGACAGGCCACTGGCTTCGGGTGTTACCAACTTTCATGACGTGACGGGCGGTGTGTACAAGGCCCGGGAACGTATTCACCGCAGCGTTGCTGATCTGCGATTACTAGCGACTCCGACTTCATGGGGTCGAGTTGCAGACCCCAATCCGAACTACGACCGGCTTTCTAGCGATTAGCTCCACCTCACAGTATCGCACACGCGCTGTACCGACCATTGTAGCATGTGTGAAGCCCTGGACATAAGGGGCATGATGATTTGACGTCATCCCCACCTTCCTCCGAGTTAACCCCGGCAGTCTCTCATGAGTCCCCAACCAAATGCTGGCAACATAAGACAAGGGTTGCGCTCGTTGCGGGACTTAACCCAACATCTCACGACACGAGCTGACGACAACCATGCACCACCTGCACACCAGCCACAAAGGGAAAGACCATCTCTGGCCCGATCCAGTGCATGTCAAGCCCAGGTAAGGTTCTTCGCGTTGCATCGAATTAATCCACATGCTCCGCCGCTTGTGCGGGCCCCCGTCAATTCCTTTGAGTTTTAGCCTTGCGGCCGTACTCCCCAGGCGGGGCGCTTAATGCGTTAGCTACGGCACGAACCCCGTGGAAGAGGCTCACACCTAGCGCCCACCGTTTACGGCATGGACTACCAGGGTATCTAATCCTGTTCGCTACCCATGCTTTCGCTCCTCAGCGTCAGTTACTGCCCAGAGACCTGCCTTCGCCATCGGTGTTCCTCCTGATATCTGCGCATTTCACCGCTACACCAGGAATTCCAGTCTCCCCTACAGCACTCAAGTTATGCCCGT
This is a stretch of genomic DNA from Corynebacterium auris. It encodes these proteins:
- a CDS encoding ABC transporter ATP-binding protein — protein: MGRHSLDRAPEGRRDAAARAVDLVKTYGEGETEVVALDSLSVEFAAGEFTAIMGPSGSGKSTLMHTMAGLDSFTSGAAYIGGTDLAGLGEKELTALRRDRLGFIFQSFNLVPTLTAAENITLPTDIAGRSVDQEWFDEVTARLGLAKRLSHRPSELSGGQQQRVACARALVSRPELIFGDEPTGNLDSNASREVLDILRHAVDEDEQTVVIVTHDARAASYADRVVFLRDGRIVDELREPTIDAILQVMSGIEG